AGTCCCGGCACTGCCGTTCCGCCCGGCGGATGACTTCGTCCACGGGCCAGAGGGTATTGTCCAGGTCAAACGTGATCAGCTTGAGTCGGCTCATGCGGGCATCATAGCTGCCCCCCTGCGTCAGGGAAATGACGGGCGTCAGTCTTCTTCGCTGTGGTCGCCTCCGCGCCGCTGGGCGCGGGGGTGGGCGGCATCGTAGACCCGGGCCAGATGCTGGAAGTCGAGATGGGTGTAGACCTGGGTGGTGCTCAGGTCCGCATGGCCCAGCAACTCCTGCACGGCGCGCAGGTCGCCGCTGGATTCCAGCAGGTGGGTGGCAAAGGAATGCCGCAGCATGTGGGGGTGCAGGCGTTGGTCCAGGCCCGCCTCGCGGGCGCGCAGGGCCAGGCGCTGCTCGACGGCGCGAGCGCCAAGGCGGCGTCCGTGGCGGCCCACAAACAGGGCCCGCTCGGTGCTGTCGGTCACCAGGGTGGCGCGGGCCTTGAGCCAGGCGGCGATGGCCTGTATAGCGGGCTGGCCCACGGGCAGGTGGCGTGTCTTGCGGCCCTTGCCGGTGACCACCAGGCTGGCATCGGCGCGGTCAATGCTGTCGACGTCCAGGCTGACCAGTTCGGCCAGACGCAGGCCGGAGGAATAGAACAGCTCCATCATGGCCCGGTCGCGCAGGGTCAGGGGGTCGTCGGCGCGGGTCTGGTCCAGCAGCTGGTTGACGCTGTCGGCGTCCAGGGTTTTCGGCAAACGGCGTGGGCGTTTGGGGGCGCGGATATCCACCGCCGGGTTGTCCCGCGCCAGGCCCTCGCGGAGCAGATAGTGGTAGAAGCCGCGCAGTGCGGACAGCAGTCGTTGCAGGCTGCGGCCGCCCAGGCCACGCCGGTGCAGGGTGGCCACCAGGCTGCGCACATCGTGGCTGCTGAGGCCGGCCCAGTCGTGCTGGTCACGTTCCGAGAGGGTGTCGGCGACCAGCTTCAGATCGCGGGCATAGTGGCTGACCGTGTGTGGCGACAGTCGCCGTTCGGTCTCGAGGTGACGCAGATAGCCATCAATCGCTGGATGCATGGTGGGATTCACGCTAATCGGATTCGGGCATCAGCGCAACCGCGGCAGCAGTCCCGGCGTCTCCGGGGGTCTGGTGCTGAACTCAAGCAGGTAGGCGGTCAGGCCTGCGTCATCGAACAGAGGCTGCCATCCCCTGTCGAGATAGCCCACGTAGACCAGCAAGTGTCTGGCGTTCGGGTGCGGTGCATCAAAAAAGTAGAGGTTGTGCTGGGGGGCGCCGGGATGTATCCCGTAGATGCCGCCATCAAGCAGCAGGCCTGCGGCGGTCTCCGAGGTGGGCGCATAAACCACGCGGACGCCCGGCCGCAATCGGCCTGGTGAGAGCGAATAAAAGAAATCCTCGTTGAAGACCAGAATCTGCGTGATGCGCGGTTCATCGTGGGTGAGTTGATGCAGTTGTTCGGCCAGTTGGTCTGCAGCCGCTTCGCGCTGGGTCCGCCGGGGCAGGAAGTCGGGCAGTACCGCCGGAATACCGGCAACCGGATAGCGGCGATCGCCAAGCCGGTGTTTGACCGGGTCGAACTGGAGCAGGTGCTCGCCGACGATGAGGATGGCGAGGACCAGCGGGATGGCATGCCGCATGGGGCCCGGTGTCGGCAGGCGGGATAGCAGGACCTGCATGCCGGCGGCCCAGGCGAGGGTCAGCAGGGGCAGGATGGAGAGCAGGTAACGGGCCTCGAAGAACGAGAGTTGCGCGACGACCAGCCCCACCAGCAGAAGCAGCCAGGCGGCAGCACCGACGGTGACGGGCATGAGCTGGCGGAAACCGGCATGCCAGGGCGCGAGCAGAGCAGGCGCCAGCCACAGGGGGTTGAAGGTGCTGAACAGGCGCCAGGGGCGGCGCAACTCGTCGTCACTGGCGCGGTTGAGGATATCGCGAAACGTCAGGCGCCAGTTGATGTACTCCAGGGGCTGGGGTAGCGCCACCAGCAGCCACAGCGCATAGATCATGCCGGGCGCCAGCAGTGCGAGCACCAGGCGCCAGCGGCGCAGGTAGAGCAGATAAAGCGCCAGGCTGGCGAGCGGCATGATGCCTTCCGGGCGAATCAGTGGCAGCAGTGAGCACAGGAGAACGGCGGTCAGGAGTCGTTGGCTGGCCAGGGCCAGCAGGGTCAGGCTGAAAAAGAACGCGAGCCAGTTTTCGGCATTGAAGCTCAGGAAACCGAAGGCATACACCGGCATAAAGGCCAGAATCAGCAGGGCCGGGAGCATGGTGGCGGGGCGGATATCGAGATGTCTGGCCGTTTGCCAGAGCATCAGCAGTGTGGCCGCCCCCGCTGCCGCATGGCTGATGCGCATCAGTAACAGGTTGCCGCCGGTCAGCAGCGAGAGGGTGCCGTCCACCAGCAGGGCAACGGGTTGTACATAGCTCCAGTGATACAGGTCCGGGTTGGACCAGGCGCTGCGTACCAGGAAAAAACGGTAGGCATCATCGATGTGGAACAGCCGCCAGCCATCGATGAAATCAAGCATCCAGCCGTTGACCGGCCCGCTGGTGATCCAGGCCAGCAGGGCGTAGGTGAAAAAGGCGGTGAACAGGATGGCCAGGAACAGGCGCTGTGTCCGCACCTGCGGATTATTATTCTTGTTCATGACAGGTACCGGAGGTACTAGGTGGCGCGGCGGCGCGCCTCCAGTTGCGGATAACGGCGCAGCAATTCGTACAGGCGACGACTGAGAATATCGCCGATGTGGCTGATGAAGAGGGTGCCCAGCGAACTGCGGAAATGGTGGGCATCGAAGCTGCCGATGGCGAGCAGCCCCTGCTCGCCCTGCCAGACCAGGGGCACCATCGCGGCGGAGGCAACCCGGTCGGCATGTTGCGGGAACAGTTCGTCGAGCTCCACCTGACGCAGCACGCCGCAGATGGCCTTGCCGTTGCGCAACAGCAACTGCAAGGCCTCGTGCAGATCGGCGGCGGCCAGGCAGCGCACCTGGCTGCGCAGTTCGCCGGTCAGATCCAGATCGCGATCGTAGATCAGCAGGGTCACGGCATCGGCGCCGAAGTCCTGCTGCAGTGAGCGCAGCAGGGCGCTGAACAGTTGCTCCGGGCTGCGTGCCTCGACCAGGCTCAGGACCAGGCGGCGGGTCTTCTCGAACAGGACATCGTTGTCGCGGGCGACGGCGAGCAGGCTGTTGAGGCGTTCGCGCAGGCCCTGATTGCGCTCGCGCAATATCTGCGCCTGACGCTCCAGCAATGACACGGCGTTGCCGCGCGGATCGGGCAGCTGCAACAGTTCAAGCAGTTCCTGGCGCCCCTGGAAGAAGTCAGTGTGATCGCGCAGCCAGGCGGCGACCTGATCGCCGCTAAGGGCCTTCTGCTCGCTCATGCGTCGCTCCATGCATCCCGGTTCAGTTCGCCATCATAGACGCGGCTTGCCGGGCCTGTCATCAGCACGCCGCCCTCGCCGGTGTAGCGTATGCGCAGGTCGCCGCCAGGCAGTGATACGGTGACGGTGTCGTTCAGCAGCCCGCGGCGCTGGCCAGAGACCACGGCAGCGCAGGCACCGGAACCGCAGGCCAGAGTTTCGCCGCTGCCCCGCTCGAATACCCGCAGGCGAATATGCTGCCGGTCAAGGATCTGCATGAAACCGACATTGACCCGTTCCGGGAAGTCGGGGTGAGACTCCAGTATCGGGCCGACGCTGGCGACCGGTGCTGTGTCCACATTCTCGACCAGTTGCACACAGTGCGGGTTGCCCAGGCTGACAGCCGAGACTTCCCAGGCCTGCTGCCCGGCGACCAGGAAGTAGGTGTCCGCTTCGCGCTCGGCGCGCAGGGGAATATCCGCCGGCGCCCAGCGCGGCGCGCCCATGTCGACGGTCACCAGGCCGTCATCGGTCATATGCAGGGTCATCTCGCCACTGGCGGTTTCGACCCGGATGGCATGCTTGTCGGTGAGCCCTTCCTCGCGCACGAAGCGCGCAAAACACCGGGCGCCGTTGCCGCATTGCCCGGTTTCGCTGCCGTCGGCGTTGAAGATGCGATAGCGGAAGTCGGCGTTGCCGCGCGCGGGCTGCACCACCAGAAGCTGATCGAAGCCGATGCCGAAATGGCGATCGGCCAGCCGTCGCATCACGGCGGGCGGCAGCGGTGCGGCGTCTTCGGGCAGCGGCTGGCGGATGCCGTCGAGCACCATGAAGTCATTGCCAAGACCGTGCATCTTGGTAAACCGCAAGCGAGAGGAAGCTGGGGGCATGGTGGATATCCGGTTCAGGAAACTCTGCAAGTCGCGCCAGTATACGCCGCTGCGGCGGCTGGTGCATTCGGGCCATCCCGTCATGGCGCGGCCGCACAAATTGGCACAGCCTGCACTCACGTCCAGCGTGCCTGGCCGTTACGCTGTCGGTCATTGCAATGCTGATCTTCCGGAGTGCCTGAGCATGAATGCCAAAGCCCGAATTTACCCGCGGCCCACCAACAAGAGTGACATCCAGCCGCGCAAGATGGATTTCGAATTCGATGAACGCATTCCCCGCTACTGGTTTGCCGGGGATCAGTTCAAGACGCTGCTGCTGTCGGCGCTGTCCTGCACCTTTCCGGAGGGCGAGCGTTTCTTCGTTCGCTCGGTACGGCACTACCAGCGTGATATCCAGGACCCGGTGCTGCGCGAGCAGGTGAAGGGCTTTATCGGCCAGGAGGCCCACCACGGCAATGAGCATGAAGCCTTCAATGCCTTTCTGGAGAGCAAGGGCATCCCGGCCAGCAAGGTGTCCGAATTCGTGCTGCGTGGCCTGAAATGGCAGGCCAAGCGGATGTCGCCGGCGCGGCAGCTGGCCAAGACCTGTGCGCTGGAACACTTCACGGCCATGCTGGCAGAGACCATTCTTGAACATCCGGAAATGCTGGAAGGCATGGATGAGCGCATGTTGCCGTTGTGGCTCTGGCATGCGATCGAGGAGAGCGAGCACAAGGCCGTGGCCTTCGATGTCTATCAGGACCAGGTTGGTAGCTACTGGGTGCGGACCAGCGAGATGGCCGTGACCACGGTGGAGTTCATCGGCTTCACCATTTTCCACTATATCCAGCTGCGCCAGGGCATGGACGACAAGCGTGACCTGCGTTCGGTCATGCGCGGCATGAACTGGTTGCTGGGCAAGCCGGGTTGGCTGCGGCGCCTCGGGCGCAGCTATCGCGCCTACTATCGCCGTGATTTCCATCCCGGCAAGAAAGACAGCCGTGCCTTGCGGGAGCAGGGGCTGGCGCGCCTTGAAGCCCTGATGGCGCGCCTCGAAGCCGCGGCCTGAGCGCCGCGCCGGGCGCTACTCAGCGGTTCTCCAGCAGGGCGCCCAGTCTGCGCAGGCTGTCGATCCCCTGGATATCGTCCTCCTGCAGGGCCAGTTGCCGTTGCGGCAACTGGCCCATGCGTTCCCGAATGTCATCCAGATGCCGTTGCTGGCGGGTCAGACGTGCCTGCAGGAAGCGGCTGTCGGTGTCTGCGGGCAGCACGCGATTGATCAGCAGCCCGACCACCGGTACCTCGCTGGCGGTGAGGCTCTCCAGCGCCCGGTGAGTCTCCAGTATGGGCAGGCGCTCCGGGGTCAGCACGAACAGGAAGCCGGTCTGCTGCGGGTCCAGCAGGCGATGGCGCAGGCGGTGGAACAGCTGCTGGCGGGTGCGCAGTGTGGCGGTCAGATCGCGGCTGCGGGCTGCCATGCCGGCGGTGGCGTGGTCCTCCGGCTTGCCCAGCGGGCTGTCGAGATCACGGCCCGGTGTGAGATGTTTCAACACCTGGCCGAGTTCGCTGGCGCGCTCATTGTGGCGCAGCAGGCCATCCGTCCAGACCGCCATGATTTCCGGCAGGCTGAGTAGCCGAAGGGTGTGCCCGGTGGGCGCGGTATCCAGCACGATCAGGTCATAGCGTGTGTCGGTGTCATCCAGCAGGCGCGCCAGACGCTCCAGCAAGGCGGCCTCCTGTGCCCCCGGGGACTGGCGGCTGAGCTGCAGTTGCCGGGTCAACTCGCGCAGCTGTTCGGGCCGCACAAAGGGGCGCATCTGCCCGATCACTCGCGCCAGATAAGCGTCTGCCTCGTCTTCCGGATCGATCTCCAGGGCTGTCAGCCCGGGTGCCACGCGGGTCTCGCGGTTGCCGACCGGCTGGTCCAGCGCATCGGCCAGGCTGTGTGCGGGGTCGGTGGACACCAGCAGGACCTCGCGACCCGCGTCGGCGGCGCGCAGTGCCAGCGTGGCCGCCAGCGTGGTCTTGCCGACGCCGCCCTTGCCGCCCACCAGCAGCAGGCGGTGGTGGGAAAGCAGCGCGTCCGTATCAAGCCTGGGCATCAGCAGCAGCGCATGCTGTCGAGGGGGGAATGCTCCATGCCCATGCGTGTATGCCAGTCATGAAAACGCTCCAGCAGCAGTGGCTGCAGTTCCAGGGTGTACCAGCTGGCCGGATTCGGGATACCGAGGGTTTCGGCAAACACCAGCAACATGAACAGATCCTCTTCATCGCGCCGGGCACGGGCGATGGCCGCCCGGTAGGGGGCGTTGTACCACTGGCTGCCGAAGGCGCTGGCCTGTTGTTGCCAGTGGCGCAGTCGGCCGAGCAGGCGCGGGGGCGTCATGCGGTGGCCTCGCGCTGTTCGCGGCGCAACCGGCGCAGGGTGCCCAGGCATTCGAGTGTCACCAGCACGGCGGCAACCAGCACCACCAGATCCAGAATGACCAGGAACCAGTCACCGGCCAGGTACAGGTTGCGCAACTGGATCAGCAGGGCGGCCAGGGTCATCAACAGCAGGAACACCAGCGGGATCAGGGTGGGCGCAGACGGCCGCCCCAGGCGCACCAGCATCACGGTGATCACCAGCAGGGTCAGGCCAGCCAGCAACTGGTTGGTAGTGCCGAACAGCGGCCAGATCAGCATGCCGCCAGCGCCATCGGCGCCCCCGGCGCCGAAGGCCAGCAGCAGGCAGCTGCCCACGGCCAGCAGGGTGGCGGGCAGTGGCTTGCTCATCCAGCGGATGCTGTAGATCTCGCTCCACTCCTGGAAGATATAGCGTTGCAGGCGCAGGCCGGTATCCATGGTGGTGCCGGCGAACAGGGCGGCCATCACGGTCAGCAGCGTGGCGCCCACCGCGACATCCATGCCGGTACCGGCATGCAGGATATTGGCGCCGCCGTTGACGAAGGCGTTAACCCCGCCCTGGCCATAGGCGTGATAGATCGCCTGCCAGTCAGCGAGCGACGCGAACCCGGCGCAGGTCACGATGATGGCGGCCAGCGCCAGAGTGCCTTCGCCCACGGCGCCGAAGTAACCGACGAAGCGGGCGTCGGTTTCCTTGTCCAGCTGTTTGGATGTGGTGCCGGAAGCCACTAGGCCGTGGAACCCGGAAATGGCGCCACAGGCGATGGTGACGAACAGCAGCGGAATCAGCGAGGGCGTGCCGGCGGGCACGTCGGCATTGACCATCGGGGCCACCAGCGTCGGGTTGGCCACCAGCACGGCGCCGTACAGCAGGATCAGACCGATGAACAGTTGCAGGCCATTGATGTAGTCGCGCGGTTGCAGCAGCACCCAGACCGGCAGCAGCGAGGCAATGGCGGCATAGAAGAACAGGATCAGGATCCAGCTGGCGGCGGCGGACAGCCCGAAGGTGCTTTCCGGCAGGGATATGGGCACCTGGGGGCCGACATAGATCAGCGCATACAGCGCGACCACCCCGATCACCGAGACCAGCCCCAGGCCGATGATGCGCCGGTAGATCAACTGGCCGATCACCAAGGCGACGGCGATGGCGCCCCAGACCGGCACTACCGCACCGGGGTTGTTGATCAGAAGGCGCGAGATGACCACGGCGAAGACGGCGTTGACCATCAGCAGAACGAGGAAGATGACGATCATGAAGATCGAGCGGGCACGCTTGCCGACGACCTCGCCGGTGAGGGCGCCAATGGAGCGCGCCCGGTTGCGCACGCTGGCCCAGATGGCGCCGAAATCATGTACACCGGCAAAGAAGATGGTGCCCAGGACCACCCACAGGAAGGCAGGCAGCCAGCCCCAGATCACGGCGATGGCCGGGCCGACAATCGGTGCCGCCCCCGCCACCGAGGTGAAATGGTGACCCCACAGTACAAAGCGGTTGGTAGGCACGAAATCCACGTCATCCCGCTGGGCGTGGGCGGGGGTGCGGTAGTCCGGGTCCAGCTGATAGATGCGCTCGGCGATGAACCGCGAGTACAGGAAGTAGCCCGCCGCCATACCGGCAAGGCCCAGCACCAGCAACACGATTGCGCTCATTGGGGCTCCTGGTCTTGTCGTCAGTATTGTTATAGCAGGACTCTGCGCCGGGGGCAGGGCCCGGTCCATTCGACCATGGTGTCAGACAGCGATCATGGCGTCAGAAGCCCGCGAGCATGGCGGAGGGCGCTGGCAGTGCCGCCCTGGCAGGCGTGGAGGTCGGGTTGTCGCCATCCCGAGCCTCGCTGTCGGCACAGCCTGCCAGGGCAAGCAGCAGGGCAAGCAGTGCAAGGTGTTGCCCGTAACGCATGGCGTACTCCTTCTTGCATGCCCCGCGGGGCGTGCTCAGGGCAGCAGCGATTCCAGTCGCAACTGCTCCTCGATGGTTTCCCGCTGGCGCACCAGGAAGGCCTGATTACCGTCCACCATGACCTCGGCCGGGCGGTTGCGGGTGTTGTAGTTGCTGGCCATGGCAAAGCCGTAGGCGCCTGCTGAGCGTACCGCCAACAGATCGCCGGTTTCCAGTGCCAGCGCCCGCTCCTTGCCCAGAAAGTCGCCGGTTTCACAGACCGGGCCGACGATGTCCCATTCGCGGCAGTCTGCATCGTGGGGGGCCACCGGGACGATGTCCTGCCAGGCACCGTACAGGCTCGGGCGGATCAGGTCATTCATGGCGCCGTCGACGATGGCGAAATTCTTGTGCGGTGTAGGCTTGAGGTAGAGCACCTGGGTCAGGAAGACCCCCGCATTGGCGGCAATCGAGCGCCCGGGCTCAATATGCACCGGCATGCCCCGGGGCACATGGCGCAGCAGCGCCTGGATATAGTCGGCCGGGGCCGGAGGCGCTTCATCGCGGTAACGCACGCCGAGGCCGCCGCCCAGGTCCAGATGGCGGATGGTGATGCCGCGGTGGGCCAGCTTGTCCACCAGTGCCAGCACCCGGGCGAGCGCGTCCTCAAAGGGGGCCAGGCTGGTCAACTGGCTGCCGATATGGCAATCCACGCCGAGTACTTCAAGATGTGGCAGGCTGGCCGCGCGTTGATACAGCGCCGGGGCATCATCAATATCCACGCCGAACTTGTTGTCGCGCAGCCCGGTGGAAATATAAGGGTGCGTCTGGGCGTCCACGTCGGGATTCACGCGAATGGAGATGGGCGCGATCTTGTCCTGCTCGCCGGCGACCATGTTGAGCAGTTCCAGCTCTGCGGCGGACTCTACATTGAAGCAGTGAATACCGGCTTCCAGCGCGGCTTCCATTTCGTCGGCGGTCTTGCCCACGCCGGAAAAAACCACCTTGGCCGGGTCGCCACCTGCGCGCAGGACACGGGCCAGCTCGCCGCCGGAGACAATATCAAAGCCCGCGCCCAGGCGTGCCAGCACGTTCAGTACGGCAATGTTGGCGTTGGCCTTGACGGCATAGCAGATCTGGTGCGGATGATCGCCGAACGCCTCGTCGAAGGCGCGATAGTGCTGCTCCAGCATGGCGCGGGAGTAGACGTACAGCGGCGTACCAAAACGCTCGGCCAGTTCGCCAAGCGGGCGTTCTTCGGCATGCAGCTGGCCGTCACGGTACTGGAAATGATCCATCAGTCGTCGTCCTGGTCTTCGGCGGTGTCTGTCGCTGCCGGCGGCGGCTGTACCGCCGGCTCCCTGGATTCGCCGGGAAAATAGAGGTCGCCGCGTTGGCCGCACGCTGCCAGGAACAAGGTGCTGGCCAGCAGGAGCAACGTGCAGGTACAGGTCAGGGTGCGCATGGTCGATCTCCTTTGCCTGAGCTTCAGGACGGGGTGGCGGCGAGCGCCGTGCGCGCTCTGGCGACGGCCGCGCGGACCTGATCGGGTGCCGTGCCGCCCACATGATTGCGCGCACTGACCGAGCCTTCAAGGGTCAGCACCTCGAAGACATCCTCGTCGATCTGGTCGCTGAACTGGCGCAGCTCGGACAGGCTCATGTCGCTGAGGTCCTTCTTCTGGGCCACGCCATGGCCTACCGCCTTGCCCACAATTTCATGCGCGTCGCGGAAAGCGATGCCTTTGCGAACCAGGTAGTCCGCCAGATCGGTGGCGGTAGCGAAGCCGCGCCGGGCGGCCTCGCGCATGGCCTCGCGGTTCGGTTCGATGGCCGGAATCATGTCGGCAAAGGCGCGCAGACAACCGAGCAGGGTGTCGACGGCGTCAAACAAGGGTTCCTTGTCTTCCTGGTTGTCCTTGTTATAGGCCAGGGGCTGGCTCTTCATCAGGGTCAACAGGCAGATCAGATGGCCGTTGACGCGGCCGGTCTTGCCGCGCACGAGCTCCGGCACGTCAGGGTTCTTTTTCTGCGGCATGATCGAGCTGCCGGTGCAGAAGCGGTCCGGCAGGTCGATGAAGTTGAACTGGGCGCTGGTCCACAGCACCAGTTCCTCGCTCATGCGCGACAGGTGGGTCATGGCCAGCGCGGCCATGGCACAGAATTCGATGGCGAAGTCGCGGTCGCTGACGGCATCCAGCGAGTTGTAGCAGACTTCATCGAAGCCCAGCAGTGCGCAGGTGCGCTCGCGGTTGATCGGGTAGGTGGTGCCGGCCAGTGCGGCGCTGCCCAGGGGCATGCGGTTGGCGCGCTTGCGGCAGTCTGCCAGACGCTCGCGGTCGCGGCGCAGCATCTCGAACCAGGCCAGCAGGTGGTGGCCGAAGGTGACCGGCTGGGCGGTCTGCAGGTGGGTGAAGCCGGGCATGATGGTGGCGGCCTCGCGTTCGGCCAGGCCCAGCAGACCCTGCATCAGCCGGCTGAACTCGCCGTCGATCAGGTCGATATGGTCACGCAGCCACAGGCGGATATCCGTGGCCACCTGGTCGTTGCGGCTGCGGCCGGTATGCAGCTTCTTGCCGGTGATGCCGATCCGGTCGGTCAGGCGTGCCTCGATGTTCATGTGCACGTCTTCCAGGGCTACGGACCACTGGAATTCGCCGCGCTCGATCTCGCCCTGGATCGCGGTCAGCCCTTCGATGATGGCGTCGCGTTCGCTATCGCTGAGCACGCCGACTTCTGCCAGCATGGTGGCATGGGCGATGGAACCACGGATGTCCTGGGCGTACATGCGCTGGTCGAAGTTGACGCTGGCGGTGAACGCCTGCACGAACTCATCGGTGGACTCGCTGAAGCGACCGCCCCAGAGAGTGTTTTGCTTGTCAGCCATGGACTTACCTCATGCCACATGAAACACGGTGCGTTGGCCCTGCGACCCCGGTGCCAGTGGGCGGCCCGGGTCGACCGTCTGGCCGGAAAGGCGCGCAGTATAGCACCTCCGTGTCGCCCGGCGTGCAGCCGTGCGGTATAAGAATGGCCGGACAGGCGGAAGGATGATGCCGGATATGCAAGCCCCGACACACGGCGCACTGGTGCCGGACCTTTGTGATGGCCGGGCGGTACTGGTGGTGGTCGTGGTGGCACAGTTGATGGCCATCGTGCTGACCCTGACGGCCAGCTACTACGAACCCTTCAGCTTCGAGCGGCTCGGCCTGACCTCCTTCTTCATGCAATGGGTGGGGCTGACCTCGGCGGCGGTGCTGTGTGGTGTGCGGCGCTGGCTGAACCGGCTGCCCTCGGCCTGGGCCGCGATGGCGGTGGTGGCGCTGGTGGTGCTGATTACCCTGGTCTGCAGCACGGCCGCTGCGCTGTTGCCGGTGTGGGTGAATCCGGTGCAGGCGCCAGGCCTGTGGGATACCGATATCGCCGTTAATGTGGGGATTGCGGCTATCGTTGCCTCGGTGGTGATGCGTTATTTCTATGTCCAGGAGCAGTTGCGGCTCAAGGGGCAGGCGGCGCTGGAAGCCCGCATTCAGGCGTTGCAGTCACGTATTCGCCCGCATTTCCTGTTCAACAGCATGAATATCATCTCCAGCCTGATCGCTGTGAACCCGGATGCCGCAGAGCAGGCGGTCGAGGACCTGTCGCGCCTGTTCCGGGCCAGCCTGCGTGAAGGCCCGGCGCTGGTGCCGCTGAGCGAGGAACTGGACCTGTGCCGGCGCTACACGCGCATCGAGGAACTGCGTATTGGCGACCGGTTGCGGGTGCACTGGCAGCTGCCCCCGGACCCGGGCCGCTATACGATTCCCTTGCTGACCCTGCAGCCGTTACTGGAAAATGCCATTTACCACGGTATACAGCCGCGTGCCGAAGGTGGCGATGTCCAGGTGCGCATTGGCGAAGATGGCGATATGCTGGAGGTCGCAGTCATCAATCCATTGCCGGAGGTGCCTGCCTCGGGGGGCAAGGGTAACCATATGGCGCTGGACAATATCCGGCACAGGTTGGTGGCATTGTACGGTGACCGCGCCCGCGTTGAGGCTGCGGCTAATAATAACGAATACAGGGTGACCCTGCGTTACCCACTTGCCTGATCAGGGGGCTTTAAGCAATGCGAGTACTCGTCTGCGATGACGAACCGCTGGCTCGGGAGCGGCTGGTTCGCCTGGTAAACACGCTGGATGGCATCGAGGTCGCCGGTGAAGCGGCCAATGGTCGCGATGCGGTGATGACGGCAGAGCGCGTGCGCCCGGATGTCGTGCTCATGGACATTCGCATGCCCGACATGGACGGCATTGAAGCGGCCGCCTGCCTCGCGCAGGGGGAGCAACCCCCCTCCCTTATCTTCTGCACGGCTTACGACGAACATGCGCTGGAGGCGTTTCGCGTCAAGGCGCTGGATTACCTGCTCAAGCCGGTCAGCCGGGATGATCTGAGCGCGGCGCTGGAGCGTGTGCGTTCCCTGAAGGGGGCGGCGGAGACATCAGCCCCCGGGGGGCGGCGTCAGCATA
This genomic interval from Isoalcanivorax indicus contains the following:
- the lptM gene encoding LPS translocon maturation chaperone LptM, with translation MRTLTCTCTLLLLASTLFLAACGQRGDLYFPGESREPAVQPPPAATDTAEDQDDD
- the argH gene encoding argininosuccinate lyase yields the protein MADKQNTLWGGRFSESTDEFVQAFTASVNFDQRMYAQDIRGSIAHATMLAEVGVLSDSERDAIIEGLTAIQGEIERGEFQWSVALEDVHMNIEARLTDRIGITGKKLHTGRSRNDQVATDIRLWLRDHIDLIDGEFSRLMQGLLGLAEREAATIMPGFTHLQTAQPVTFGHHLLAWFEMLRRDRERLADCRKRANRMPLGSAALAGTTYPINRERTCALLGFDEVCYNSLDAVSDRDFAIEFCAMAALAMTHLSRMSEELVLWTSAQFNFIDLPDRFCTGSSIMPQKKNPDVPELVRGKTGRVNGHLICLLTLMKSQPLAYNKDNQEDKEPLFDAVDTLLGCLRAFADMIPAIEPNREAMREAARRGFATATDLADYLVRKGIAFRDAHEIVGKAVGHGVAQKKDLSDMSLSELRQFSDQIDEDVFEVLTLEGSVSARNHVGGTAPDQVRAAVARARTALAATPS
- a CDS encoding sensor histidine kinase, which codes for MQAPTHGALVPDLCDGRAVLVVVVVAQLMAIVLTLTASYYEPFSFERLGLTSFFMQWVGLTSAAVLCGVRRWLNRLPSAWAAMAVVALVVLITLVCSTAAALLPVWVNPVQAPGLWDTDIAVNVGIAAIVASVVMRYFYVQEQLRLKGQAALEARIQALQSRIRPHFLFNSMNIISSLIAVNPDAAEQAVEDLSRLFRASLREGPALVPLSEELDLCRRYTRIEELRIGDRLRVHWQLPPDPGRYTIPLLTLQPLLENAIYHGIQPRAEGGDVQVRIGEDGDMLEVAVINPLPEVPASGGKGNHMALDNIRHRLVALYGDRARVEAAANNNEYRVTLRYPLA
- a CDS encoding LytR/AlgR family response regulator transcription factor gives rise to the protein MRVLVCDDEPLARERLVRLVNTLDGIEVAGEAANGRDAVMTAERVRPDVVLMDIRMPDMDGIEAAACLAQGEQPPSLIFCTAYDEHALEAFRVKALDYLLKPVSRDDLSAALERVRSLKGAAETSAPGGRRQHISARTHRGLELVPVDDIRYFLADQKYITVRHGDGEVLIDETLKDLETEFGDQFVRVHRNALAALRYIEGMEQASSGHHQLRLRGLDEPLVVSRRHVAGLRKLMQRL